TCAACGTGGCCTGGGATACAATGCCGAAAATCCATATTACAAGTTTTACTTCTATTATGGTGGGAATTATTTACATAGCGTCTGTTCTTGTTGCTATTGTCTGCTACATAGTAGTTTTGATCAATTATGTAATGGCATTGATTGACTATTACTTTATGGTGGGATTCGGCTTATTCTTCCTTCCATTATCTTTGTGGGATGGAACAAAACAGTACAGTCAGGCACTTATCGGAAACTTTGTTAAGATTCTTGTAAAACTGATGATTATTTCAACTGTATTGTTTTTATCAATTATGTCTATGATTGATATGTTTGTCGAAGTGTACATGCAGAGCCTTGTATATGAAGGAACAGTACTGGCATCAAGTTTTTCAGGAGTATTACAGTTCTGTTGTACTGTAATTTTCCAGAGTCTTTTACTTTTTGTAATTACAAAAAATACAACTCAGATTGCCTCAATGCTCACAGGTGGAGAGCCTCAGATGTCATTCGGTGAGTTCGCTCATGCCGTAGGTCAGGGAATAGCCGTTGGAGCTGGTGCGACTATGGCTCACAGGGCTATGGGAAAAGCGGCCTTATCTGTTGCGTCTGGCGGTGCAAGTGCTATTGCGTCGGGAAAGGCTACCGCAGCTATGGCAGGACATACAAAAGGTGATATTGCAAAGAGTGTTATGGGGAGTCTTGGGGAATCAGTTAAAGGTGGTCTTAAGAACTTTAACAGTGAAAATATTGGTAATACTATGGACCGTATAGGCAGAGCTGGAATGCAGATGGGGCGAATGACTGGAATGTCAGATTTCGGCGGTGCTGAAGGTGGATTTATGGACCCGGCTATGTTTAACGGAAGAGTACCGGGAAGTCCGGGTTCTTCTGGTGGTCAGGCACCTCAGTCTAATGGCGGTAGCGAGAATTCTGCTATGGCACAGAATGAGAATGCAAACGATCTTAAGGGAGATAGGGATATTATTCCTAATACTGCAAAAGGTCTTTCTGCGGGTGTAAACGCAAACGGAACAAATGGCGGTACATATAACAACACTCAGTGGCAAAGAGGCAATATAGGAACTTATGGTGATGGTGTTGCTAAAGGTGATACTGCATCAGAAAGATCTTCATCTGCATTAACCAGATATGCAAATCGTTCTACAAGGTCTAGCGGCAATATTTCTCAGTTTAATTCAGGAATGAGAGCTGCATTTGTCGGTAATGCAATTAAAGAAATAGCACAGACTCGTGCTCAGCGGGCAGAGGGTAATAAAGTTGGAAACGGATATATGAAAGCTATTGCAAGGGCTGGAAGAAATACTGTAACGGGTGCTATGGCTGGACTTGCGAATAGAGGGAATACACTTACATCATTTAATGGAAACAGTTATGTGACAACAAACTTAGGACGTATGACTACTGCACGTGATAAAGATGGAAACGTTGTAGACATGAATAGTAAAAATAAAGTATCTAGCGATCAATATCAGTTTGTATCAAATTCACCAGTACAAGGCTTAACGGCAGGTGGCCCAAATGATAACGATGCTGTGAATATTGCACAAGAAGCTACGCAGAATGCACAGGATAATAAATAAAAAGGAGTATTGAATATGGCAAGAATTAAATGGAAGCCTGAGACATATACCATTAAGGGAAATGTTGAAAACAAGATTATCTTTGATGAAACAATTGCAGAATATGACGGACTTATAAGTAAACTTCATGCAGATTGTAACGCATGGCGTTTTGTAGGCTTGTGCAGTCTTTTAATGTTCTGTGCATCAATCGGAATTCTTATTTATCAGTCTACATTACCGAAGACAGAACTTGTAGTAGTTGGTGTAAATGATTTAGGAGAGGCCCGCTATTACGGTAGAACACCAGGTCTCAGCTTTGACCAGTACGATATTAAAGAAGTTGCTATCAAGAACATCATTGAAACCTACATTGAATGTACATATAAGATTTCTACTGATTCACAGTATATGTACAACAATTATGTCAGGGCTATGAATTATCTGGATGAAAATAAGAGAAAGTTCTATGAGCTTGATATTAAGAACGAAGATCCATTCAGTTTAGTTGGACAATTAAAACGGGATGCGGAGATAGAAACTATAATTCCAGTTTCTGAAAGTACTTATCAGGTAGATTTCTTTGTGACTGAAAGTGATATGGATGGATTTAGAAAACATGTTACAAAAAAGCGCGGTATTTTTACATTCAGTCGTCTGAGTGCAAAAGATTATAACGCTATGGAAGAAAGACGAAGGATTTTGAATCCGCTTGGAATATACATAACAGATTACAGTGTTGTTGATGTAAATAATAAATAGAGGTTATTAAATGAAAAAGTTTTGGATAATTTTAATTACAGTTTCAGTTTTGTTTTCTGCATGTAAGACAATTGATATTGAAAAAAGCGATGAACTTGAAGAAGTAAAAAAAGAAGAAACTCCAGTTGTTATAGAGGAACCAGAATATGAAGTAAACGGAGTTCGAATTAAGGAAAGTGAATTTGTATACAACCTTGAACCTGTAATTGTTGAAAAAAAAGAATATATAGTTATTGATAAATCAGAAATTGAAAAAGCTCAGAAGGAAAAGCCCGTTGGACAGGCTGCGGTTAAGCAGAGCTTGAAAGACAGCTATGTAACACTTGAAAACTTTGTAGGTGGAACAAGTTATTATATGTATGATGAAAATAAGCAGTTTCCGATTTTTACTAAGCAGCTTGCATTAACAACTATCATTTTGAGTAATGATGAATACATGAACGAAGGTTCTGTTCCTTTTATGTCAGATACAGAAAGATGGGAAATTACAGGTGATGTATGGAACAGTGATGAAGGTTCACGCCAGCTTGTTATGATCAAACCTTTAAGTTCCGGGCTTGAAACAAATATGATGATTGTTACAAACAAAAGAATCTATCATTTTGTTCTTTATTCTACTAAGACAGATTATCAGCCGATGGTAAAGTTCAAATATCCGGAAGAAAAGAAGTTTATAACTGCTAATACAAAGAAAGTTTTTCCGGAATCTATAAAAACTTCTTATGATTCTACAGATGCCTCTCTTTTAAGCTTTAATTATAAAGTTACAGTTCCTTTCTTTTCGTCTAAAGTAGAGTGGGTTCCTAATCGTGTTTATGATGATGGAAGTCATACTTATATCTTGCTCCCTGAAATAGTTTTACAGAAAGAATTTCCTGCAATCTGGGAAAACAATAATGATATCGTAAATTATGAAATAGACCCGGAAATACATAACCTTATTATCATAAATAAGCTTGTAAACAAGATTACATTGAGAGTTGGTCGAAAAAAGGTAGTAATTACTAAGAAAAAGGGAATCCCTAAAGTTATGAATCTTAAAAGATAGGCGGGAGAAAGTATGAGTGAAGAAAATAAAGAGACTTCCTTCAGTGCTTTTAATGAATATCTGAGAAAGAGTCGTGAAGGTTTTTCTACAGAAAAAATAGAAGAAACAGAAAGTGAGGAAGTAATTATAGAAAAAAAATCTGAAACTGAACCTGTTGAAAAGGAAGAAGTTTTAGAAGAAACAGTAAATGTGTCAGAAGTTGAAGAATCTGAAATTTCTGAAGAAGAAGACAGTGACATTATTGAAATAAATAATAAAGAAAGTGAAGTTCATGAATCTGAAGAAGATTTCACAGCTCAGTATGTTCCAG
The window above is part of the Treponema bryantii genome. Proteins encoded here:
- a CDS encoding TrbG/VirB9 family P-type conjugative transfer protein; this translates as MKKFWIILITVSVLFSACKTIDIEKSDELEEVKKEETPVVIEEPEYEVNGVRIKESEFVYNLEPVIVEKKEYIVIDKSEIEKAQKEKPVGQAAVKQSLKDSYVTLENFVGGTSYYMYDENKQFPIFTKQLALTTIILSNDEYMNEGSVPFMSDTERWEITGDVWNSDEGSRQLVMIKPLSSGLETNMMIVTNKRIYHFVLYSTKTDYQPMVKFKYPEEKKFITANTKKVFPESIKTSYDSTDASLLSFNYKVTVPFFSSKVEWVPNRVYDDGSHTYILLPEIVLQKEFPAIWENNNDIVNYEIDPEIHNLIIINKLVNKITLRVGRKKVVITKKKGIPKVMNLKR
- a CDS encoding type IV secretion system protein; this translates as MKDTWLNHSVYSLLDRIANFQIYFSDAAQIIAATCFLMAIGMACIKIWLQASSAREQIIKLGMTLVVYLVMLHIYPTITKAILPFAQNIGYDVIFASGDYDVEVPSDEIKTGTSKDSKIKPTKQKFYKWLGEHTFNIFTTSTVQDNDESVRQALEINIVDGKTGRVDLNLTFKYCLAFFNVAWDTMPKIHITSFTSIMVGIIYIASVLVAIVCYIVVLINYVMALIDYYFMVGFGLFFLPLSLWDGTKQYSQALIGNFVKILVKLMIISTVLFLSIMSMIDMFVEVYMQSLVYEGTVLASSFSGVLQFCCTVIFQSLLLFVITKNTTQIASMLTGGEPQMSFGEFAHAVGQGIAVGAGATMAHRAMGKAALSVASGGASAIASGKATAAMAGHTKGDIAKSVMGSLGESVKGGLKNFNSENIGNTMDRIGRAGMQMGRMTGMSDFGGAEGGFMDPAMFNGRVPGSPGSSGGQAPQSNGGSENSAMAQNENANDLKGDRDIIPNTAKGLSAGVNANGTNGGTYNNTQWQRGNIGTYGDGVAKGDTASERSSSALTRYANRSTRSSGNISQFNSGMRAAFVGNAIKEIAQTRAQRAEGNKVGNGYMKAIARAGRNTVTGAMAGLANRGNTLTSFNGNSYVTTNLGRMTTARDKDGNVVDMNSKNKVSSDQYQFVSNSPVQGLTAGGPNDNDAVNIAQEATQNAQDNK
- a CDS encoding VirB8/TrbF family protein is translated as MARIKWKPETYTIKGNVENKIIFDETIAEYDGLISKLHADCNAWRFVGLCSLLMFCASIGILIYQSTLPKTELVVVGVNDLGEARYYGRTPGLSFDQYDIKEVAIKNIIETYIECTYKISTDSQYMYNNYVRAMNYLDENKRKFYELDIKNEDPFSLVGQLKRDAEIETIIPVSESTYQVDFFVTESDMDGFRKHVTKKRGIFTFSRLSAKDYNAMEERRRILNPLGIYITDYSVVDVNNK